The Planctomycetota bacterium genomic interval CGAAGTGGAGCGGTCTCTGCGCGTCCTGGACGGGGCCGTGGTGGTCTTCTGCGCCGTCGGAGGCGTGGAGGCCCAGAGCGAGACCGTCTGGCACCAGGCCGACCGGTACCACGTGCCGCGCCTTGCCTTCATCAACAAACTCGACCGTGTCGGGGCCGACTGGGAGCGCGTCATCGCCGAGATCCGCGAGCGGCTACACCCCGCCGCCGTGCCGGTGCAACTCCCCATCGGCCAGGGCGCCGATTTCCGCGGCATCGTGGACCTCGTGCGGATGCGGGCGTTCTACTACCGCAACGACCTGGGAACCGAGGTCGAGGAAATGGATATCCCGCCGGACATGCGTGACCCGGCGGAGCACGCCCGCGAGGAACTCGTGGCGCGAGCCGGCGAGGTCTGCGAACGCCTGATGGCCAAGTACCTGGAGGACCACGCAGTCGGCATCGAAGACCTCCAGTCGGCGATCCGCCTCGGGTGCATCCAATCGAAGTTGATCCCCTGCCTGTGCGGGGCGGCCCTGAAGAACAAGGGCATCCAACTCCTGATGGACGCCGTGGCCGACTATTTGCCGAGCCCTCTGGACGTCGGCGCTGTGACGGGACACGCGCTCGGCAAGCGGGGCGAGGTGAAAGAGGTCGAGGTGGAGCCTGACCCCGACGGGCCGTTCGTGGGACTGGTATTCAAGATATCGGCGGACGCGCACGGCGACCTGCACTGGGTGCGTGTGTACCGCGGCCGGCTGCGCGCGGGGATGCGCGTGTTGAACCCCTCCCGGGACAAGAAAGAGAACATTCAACGCCTGTGGCGAATGCACGCGGAGGAGCGGATCCGCGAGGACGAGGTCGGCGCGGGCGACATCATCGCCGTCGTGGGTCTGCGGGAGTCGGTCACCGGCGAAACGATCTGCGACACGCACCATCCGGTGTACCTGGAGGCGATCGGCGCGCCGAAGACGGTGATTTCGATGGCCATCGAGCCGCGAACGAGCGCCGACCGCCAGCGGCTCGGCGAAGTGCTTCAGACGCTGGCGCGCGAGGACCCGACCTTCGAGTACCGCGTGGATCCCGAGACGAGCCAGACGATCATCTCCGGAATGGGGGAACTCCATCTGGAAGTCCTGAAGAACCGTATGCTGCGGGACTTCAAGGTGGACGCGATCGTCGGTCGGCCGCGCGTCGCCTATCGGGAGACAATCCGCAAAGCGGTCGAGGCGGAAGGGCAGTTCATTCGCCAGTCGGGCGGCCACGGCCAGTACGGGCGGGTCTGGATCCGCGTCGAGCCGAGACCCCATGGCGACCTGGAAAGCGACCCGGTCACCTTCGCCAGCGAGATCAAGGGCTGGGCGATCCCAGCGGAGTTCGTTCCGGCTGTCGAGCACGGCGTCCGCGACGCCGCGGCCGCCGGCATCGAAACCGGCTACCCGCTGATCGACGTGACCGTGACGCTCCTGGACGGACGGTACCACGAGGTGGATTCGTCGGAAATCGCGTTTGAGGCCGCGGGGAGCATCGCCCTCAAAAATGCCGTCGCCAAGGCCGGCATCCTGCTTCTGGAGCCGATTATGCGGCTCCAGGTGGTGGCTCCGAACGAGCATTTCGGGGATATTACGGCCGATCTGATGGCCCGGCGGGCGGAGATCCAGGACACGCACCTGAGGGGCCTGGCACGAGTGATCACGGCCACGGTGCCCCTGGCGGCCATGTTCGGCTACGCGACGGTGATTCGGAGCCTTACCCAGGGGCGGGCGACGTATTCGATGGAACCCGAACGCTATGCCGTCGTCCCGGATGAGGTGGCCAGGGAGGTCTTGGCCTGAGGGGGCCGGGGCGGGGCCCGAAGGGCGTTTTTTCGCCAAAAATAGGTTGACAGGCCATGCTGCATTGCTACACTGCACGGTCTCGACACTTTAAAAAGACACCGGCTCTGCGTGAGCCGGTGACCAATGCGTCCTTCGGCGACCCGCGCGGTTTTCGGAGCGCGAGATCGGGCGGGGAGGATGTATTGTCTTTCGATATGGGGCCTTGAGCGACTCGAGGGGCCGAATGGCTGGCGACCGGATCCGAATTCGCATGGAGGCGTACGATCACCGCGTTCTGGATCAGAGCGCGGCCGAGATCGTCGAAACGAGCAAACGCACGGGCGCGCGCGTCAAGGGCCCGATCCCGCTGCCGACGCGCATCGAGCGGTACACGGTGCTCCGCTCGCCCCACATTGACAAGAAGAGCCGCGAACAGTTTGAGATTCGAACGCACAAGCGGCTGATCGACATTGAAGAGCCGACCACCAAGACGGTCGACGCCCTCAATAAGTTGAACATGCCGGCGGGCGTTTATATCAAGATTAAGGCGTAGCCGGATGCCAGCCATCCTGGGAAAAAAGGTCGGCATGACCAACGTGTACGACGACCAGGGCCGGTACGTCCCGGTCACGGTCATCGAAGCGGGCCCGTGCCAGGTGCTCCAGATCAAGACCGTCGAGACGGACGGATACAATGCCGTCCAGATGGGCTTTGAGGAGAAGGCGGCTCGCCGGGCGACGCAGGCCGAGTCCGGCCATGCCAAGAAGGCGGGCGCGACGCCGAAGCGATTCGTCCGCGAGTACCGCACGGACGACCTCTCGGCCTATGAAGCGGGCGGTTCGGTGACCGTCGCGGTCTTCGAGGACGTCAAGTTGGTGGACGTGGTCGGCGTGACGAAAGGCCGCGGGTTCGCGGGCGTGATGAAGCGGCACAGTTTCGGCGGCCAGCCGGGCAGCCACGGCACGGAGCGGAAGCACCGTTCCTCGGGC includes:
- the rpsJ gene encoding 30S ribosomal protein S10, which encodes MAGDRIRIRMEAYDHRVLDQSAAEIVETSKRTGARVKGPIPLPTRIERYTVLRSPHIDKKSREQFEIRTHKRLIDIEEPTTKTVDALNKLNMPAGVYIKIKA
- the rplC gene encoding 50S ribosomal protein L3, coding for MPAILGKKVGMTNVYDDQGRYVPVTVIEAGPCQVLQIKTVETDGYNAVQMGFEEKAARRATQAESGHAKKAGATPKRFVREYRTDDLSAYEAGGSVTVAVFEDVKLVDVVGVTKGRGFAGVMKRHSFGGQPGSHGTERKHRSSGSIGEGAGIPGRGVRKGKRMAGHMGHVRQTAERLAVVRVDAEANLIVVRGSVPGPSNGYVFVRSARKVGVVKK
- the fusA gene encoding elongation factor G, translated to MATDSPPGRVACGDLDNIRNIGITAHIDAGKTTVTERILYYAGKTYKMGEVHDGTAVMDFDPEEQQRGITIHSAATTLPWKGRTINLIDTPGHVDFTIEVERSLRVLDGAVVVFCAVGGVEAQSETVWHQADRYHVPRLAFINKLDRVGADWERVIAEIRERLHPAAVPVQLPIGQGADFRGIVDLVRMRAFYYRNDLGTEVEEMDIPPDMRDPAEHAREELVARAGEVCERLMAKYLEDHAVGIEDLQSAIRLGCIQSKLIPCLCGAALKNKGIQLLMDAVADYLPSPLDVGAVTGHALGKRGEVKEVEVEPDPDGPFVGLVFKISADAHGDLHWVRVYRGRLRAGMRVLNPSRDKKENIQRLWRMHAEERIREDEVGAGDIIAVVGLRESVTGETICDTHHPVYLEAIGAPKTVISMAIEPRTSADRQRLGEVLQTLAREDPTFEYRVDPETSQTIISGMGELHLEVLKNRMLRDFKVDAIVGRPRVAYRETIRKAVEAEGQFIRQSGGHGQYGRVWIRVEPRPHGDLESDPVTFASEIKGWAIPAEFVPAVEHGVRDAAAAGIETGYPLIDVTVTLLDGRYHEVDSSEIAFEAAGSIALKNAVAKAGILLLEPIMRLQVVAPNEHFGDITADLMARRAEIQDTHLRGLARVITATVPLAAMFGYATVIRSLTQGRATYSMEPERYAVVPDEVAREVLA